The Burkholderia ambifaria AMMD genome contains the following window.
TACGGTCAGGCCGGCGTCGGTAGCGTTCACGGTCGCGAACCTCATCGATGATGTTGGAATGAAGCGTTGCCAGCACGGTCGGCAACGGGAGCAGATCGTTACAATAGAAAGTTCGTGGCACCATGTGTAGACCCATGACATCTATCCATTCTGGAGCCACGATGGATTACGCCGTGTTGCTGTCGACCTTCGAGCGTGAGGCGGGGCCGCACGCGGCCACGCGGATGTCGCAGCAGCAGCGGCTGTACGCATGCCTGCGCGATGCGATCCTGGGCGGCCGGATCGCCGAAGGCGCGCGGCTCGCTGCCTCGCGCACACTCGCCGACGAACTCGGCATCGCGCGCAACTCGGTGCTGTACGCGTACGAGCGGCTCGCGTCGGAAGGGTTCGTGACCGGCTCGCGGCAAGGCACCGTGGTCGCGCGGATGGGCCTGCGCGGGTCGCGGGTCGGCGCCGCGGCGCCAGCCGGCGATACGACGGTGCTGTCGCGGCGCGTCGCGCGGGCCGAGCGCGCGACGAGCGGCCTCGACGAATCGCTGCCGTTCATGCCGGGCGCGCCGGCCGTCGACAAATTCCCGCTCGCGCAGTGGCGGCGCTGCATCGAACGGGCATGGCGCACGGCGGGGCCGGCGCAACTCGGCTACCAGTCGGCCGAAGGCGATGCGGTGCTGCGGGACGCGATCGCAGGCTATCTGCGTGCGTCGCGCGGCGTGCGCTGCGACGCTGCGCAGGTGATCGTCACCGACGGCACGCAAGGCGCGCTCGACCTGTGCGCCCGCGCGTTGGCGGACGCGGGCGATGTCGCGTGGATCGAGAACCCCGGTTATCAAGGTGCGCGCAACGCGTTTCTCGCGGCCGACCTGCGCGTCGAACCGATCGGCGTCGATGCACAGGGGCTCGCGCCGCATCCGGACGACTGGCGTGATCGTGCGCCGAAGCTCGTCTACATCACGCCGTCGCATCAGTATCCGCTCGGCGCGGTGATGAGCCTCGAACGGCGGCTCGCGCTCGTCGCACAGGCGCGCGCAGCCGGCGCGTGGATCGTCGAGGACGACTACGACAGCGAGTTCCGCCACCACGGCACGCCGCACGCGGCCGTGCAGGGGCTCGCCGACGATGCGCCCGTGATCTATCTCGGCACCTTCAGCAAGGTGATGTTTCCCGCGTTGCGGCTCGGCTTCATGGTCGTGCCGCCCGCGCTCGCGCAGCCGCTGCGCGACGCGGCGGGCGCGCTGATGCTGCAGGGCCGCGCGGTCGAGCAGCGCGCGCTCGCGGATTTCATCGACGCGGGGCATTTCACGCGGCATCTGCGGCGCATGCGTCGCGTCTATGCGGAGCGGCGCGACGCGTTGCACGATGCGCTGGCGCGGCGGCTGGGTACGCGGCTGACGGTGTCGGGCGGCGCCGGCGGCATGCATCTGTCCGCGCGGCTCGACGTGCCGGTGGCCGACACGGAACTGAGCCGCGTCGCGCAGGCGCACGGGCTGATCCTGCGGCCGCTGTCGTCGTTCTGCATGCCGGGCACCGCGCACGGCTACAACGGGCTCGTGCTCGGCTACGGCGGCGTGCCGGCCGAGCGGATGGACGCGCTCGCGCGCCGGATCGGCGAGATGATCGACCGCGTGCTGGCCGCGCGGTGACGGGCGTCGCGCCGCGTTCCGATGGCGTCGCGGCGCGACGGCGCGCGGCCGCGCTTAACCGCGCATCGGCGGATTGATGCGCGCGAACGCGTCCTGCCGGCGATACGGGAAGTACGGATACGGCGCTTCGACCGCACTCGCCGCATCGAGCTTCGCGATTTGCGCGTCGGTCAGCGACCAGCCCACTGCGCCGAGGTTCTGACGCAGCTGTTCCTCGTTGCGCGCGCCGACGATCACCGACGACACGGTCGGCCGTTGCAGCAGCCAGTTCAGCGCGATCTGCGGGACGGTCTTGCCGGTTTCCTCCGCGATCGCGTCGAGCACATCGACCACGTCGTACAGCCGTTCGTCGTCGACCGGCGGCCCGAAGCCGGCCGTGTCGTGCAGGCGGCTGCCTTCGGGCAGCGGCGCGTTGCGGCGGATCTTGCCGGTGAGCCGG
Protein-coding sequences here:
- a CDS encoding PLP-dependent aminotransferase family protein; this translates as MDYAVLLSTFEREAGPHAATRMSQQQRLYACLRDAILGGRIAEGARLAASRTLADELGIARNSVLYAYERLASEGFVTGSRQGTVVARMGLRGSRVGAAAPAGDTTVLSRRVARAERATSGLDESLPFMPGAPAVDKFPLAQWRRCIERAWRTAGPAQLGYQSAEGDAVLRDAIAGYLRASRGVRCDAAQVIVTDGTQGALDLCARALADAGDVAWIENPGYQGARNAFLAADLRVEPIGVDAQGLAPHPDDWRDRAPKLVYITPSHQYPLGAVMSLERRLALVAQARAAGAWIVEDDYDSEFRHHGTPHAAVQGLADDAPVIYLGTFSKVMFPALRLGFMVVPPALAQPLRDAAGALMLQGRAVEQRALADFIDAGHFTRHLRRMRRVYAERRDALHDALARRLGTRLTVSGGAGGMHLSARLDVPVADTELSRVAQAHGLILRPLSSFCMPGTAHGYNGLVLGYGGVPAERMDALARRIGEMIDRVLAAR